From the genome of Chelonia mydas isolate rCheMyd1 chromosome 2, rCheMyd1.pri.v2, whole genome shotgun sequence, one region includes:
- the GPR141 gene encoding probable G-protein coupled receptor 141, protein MPGETTTLLNASVGTPQAGTIHSDIARYILITIYTVAFIGGTIGAIAMSFLLVKMNTLSVTTAVIVNLVVLHCLVLLTVPFRLYYYISQKWIFGLAFCKAVSAMMHIHMYLTLLFYIITLVIRWLIFFQWKDKVEFYRKLHAVAASATVWIVALVIVLPLFSARYGMSGDYGNNTCFTFQQELKMESVKALNYVIIATVAAITCVLLGLQVFIILKVVKKLPGSVWSHQELWAQIKSLMFISVIIICFLPYHLFRLYYIQHMKEKQLAIYNDICLSITAISTLDLLSFVISGSRFFKQKIIMLRDKLACC, encoded by the coding sequence ATGCCTGGAGAGACTACAACCTTGCTGAATGCATCTGTGGGTACACCTCAGGCCGGTACCATTCATTCTGACATTGCACGTTACATATTGATTACTATATATACAGTGGCATTTATTGGAGGTACAATTGGAGCCATCGCAATGTCATTTTTGCTGGTTAAAATGAACACTCTGTCAGTGACCACGGCGGTGATCGTCAACCTCGTGGTGTTGCACTGCCTGGTTCTCCTGACTGTGCCGTTTCGGCTTTATTATTATATCAGTCAGAAGTGGATTTTTGGGCTGGCCTTTTGTAAAGCAGTGAGTGCTATGATGCACATCCACATGTACCTCACTCTTCTATTCTACATAATCACGCTCGTTATCCGGTGGCTCATTTTCTTTCAATGGAAGGACAAGGTGGAGTTCTACAGGAAGCTGCACGCTGTGGCTGCTAGTGCTACAGTGTGGATAGTGGCCCTTGTGATTGTGCTGCCCTTGTTCAGTGCTCGGTATGGGATGTCTGGGGATTATGGAAATAACACATGTTTTACGTTCCAACAAGAACTCAAGATGGAGAGTGTGAAAGCACTGAACTATGTCATAATTGCCACCGTAGCTGCCATCACATGCGTCCTCTTGGGCTTGCAAGTCTTCATCATTCTAAAGGTGGTGAAAAAGCTTCCAGGTTCTGTCTGGTCACATCAAGAATTGTGGGCCCAGATTAAAAGCCTGATGTTCATATCTGTGATAATCATTTGTTTCCTTCCATATCACCTCTTTAGGCTCTATTACATACAGCAcatgaaagaaaaacaactaGCAATTTACAATGATATCTGTCTGAGTATAACTGCCATCAGCACTCTTGATTTGCTGTCATTTGTTATAAGCGGAAGCCGTTTCTTTAAGCAAAAGATTATTATGCTTCGAGACAAACTTGCATGCTGTTAG